The segment CACTTCGATTAAACGGCTGCGCGTTTTTCTTCCATTGATTCTTCCGCCCCTTTTCTACGAACGAGTTCTTCCAATTTCTTCAGAGAAATTTTAAGATATTCGTTCGTGGGAGCGCTCTTCATACCTTGTTGAAGAACTTTGATCGCTTTGGGGGTTTCGTTCTCTTTCAAATAACAACGAGCCAATCGAAGGCTCGACTTAGCGTACGTATGGTCGATCGCCAACGATCTCTTTAACGCTTTTTTTGCCTCCGGAATATTGCCTAATTCATAATATGCTCTACCTAGTAAGTATTGAATATGCTCCGACTCTTCTCCGCTAGTCCGGATGTATTTCTCCAGAAACTGAACGCTCTTTTCAAAGTTCCTATCCCTATAATACATCTTACCGAGTAAAACCAAACTATCCTTGAGCGATTCATCCATTGAAAAAACCTCTAAGGCTTTTTCATACGCCATCTGGTCCTTCTTGGCCTTAGCAGCAGCCTTCGCTAATGAAAGCATCGTTTTAGCTTTTCCTAATTCCGGATTGCATTGGAGCGCCAATAAGGAAACATCGTCTCCCGTTCTCACGTCGCCTTTATATCTCTTAAACCTTCCGATTAAGGAACCGACTAAATCGCCGATAAAGATCTTATCTCTCTGTTCTTCGATCGTGGCTTTTTCCTGGCGAATCCATTCAATGAACCTTTGATTCCCGAGTTCCTGACGTTGATCGTTCTTTTGTTCGACGATCCCGTCTGTCGGAAGAAATAGGATATCGCCGGGTAATATCCGGCCGTGTTTTTCCTCAAAATTACTGCGTTCCACTTCGAAGATTCCCAATGGAACGCCTGCCGTGTCCAATTCTTCGACCCGTCCGGTAGAATTATGAAAATGAAGCATTTTTTGATGGGCTGCGTTCACATAAGAATACGTATAATCGCTATAAACTTTCAGAACAAATGCGGTAAAATAAGTTCCGTCAGG is part of the Leptospira broomii serovar Hurstbridge str. 5399 genome and harbors:
- a CDS encoding SpoIIE family protein phosphatase — translated: MIELKFGQRKVVNFRGARKVVGGLTEKNKIDILLYISKEFANADKEEDLYDIVISLCKDIFECDNTTLRMWKDKFLVPSRFIQETEPPRRKLTQDEGYSGFTFKTRMPLLIQDLSHHQEYIDEGETTRAVMCVPIIYKEDCLGTIAVECNTEFFYREDDLEILEALGSQLALAITSVRLIQGLVHANEREAQILKQLEWDMRMGRNVQSQIVETNILPWNGLHFGTHYEPMTEVSGDYFNVVRQGNSITAIIVDVSGHGIPAALVTMSIHYQFQRCTSLGMGLGEMLTELGESVRPQLPDGTYFTAFVLKVYSDYTYSYVNAAHQKMLHFHNSTGRVEELDTAGVPLGIFEVERSNFEEKHGRILPGDILFLPTDGIVEQKNDQRQELGNQRFIEWIRQEKATIEEQRDKIFIGDLVGSLIGRFKRYKGDVRTGDDVSLLALQCNPELGKAKTMLSLAKAAAKAKKDQMAYEKALEVFSMDESLKDSLVLLGKMYYRDRNFEKSVQFLEKYIRTSGEESEHIQYLLGRAYYELGNIPEAKKALKRSLAIDHTYAKSSLRLARCYLKENETPKAIKVLQQGMKSAPTNEYLKISLKKLEELVRRKGAEESMEEKRAAV